The proteins below come from a single Lactobacillus johnsonii genomic window:
- a CDS encoding TVP38/TMEM64 family protein → MTKKLRKILFIICGILAAGILLYLLYRDYRPEIDLLMHPGKDMKTKLLYLLRQHEVRDGLFLLGLITILNAIPGMSNSVFCILAGLCYGPWIGLAINWCGNILGNCIVESLIKRVSFSHKFKKNRFLNWLMNQKHPTLGMTLGFMVPVIPSVLVDYTAARLETPPNKFLSMVIVGMFPTSFIYAFGGDAIFNGDIKKLAGALIGIAILFIMAWWLVNRASRKKQKAA, encoded by the coding sequence ATGACAAAAAAATTGAGAAAAATATTATTTATAATCTGTGGGATTTTAGCAGCAGGAATTTTATTATACTTGCTTTATCGTGACTATCGCCCTGAAATTGATTTGTTAATGCACCCAGGGAAGGATATGAAAACAAAACTACTCTATTTGCTTCGACAACATGAAGTACGGGATGGCTTATTTTTACTAGGATTAATAACCATCTTAAATGCGATTCCAGGAATGTCGAATTCTGTTTTTTGTATTTTAGCCGGTCTTTGTTATGGTCCGTGGATTGGATTAGCCATTAATTGGTGTGGAAATATTCTTGGAAACTGTATCGTAGAAAGTCTAATAAAGAGAGTTAGTTTTTCGCACAAGTTTAAGAAAAATAGATTTCTTAATTGGTTAATGAATCAGAAACATCCCACTTTGGGAATGACTTTAGGTTTCATGGTACCAGTTATACCAAGCGTGTTAGTTGATTATACGGCTGCACGACTAGAAACGCCGCCTAATAAGTTTTTGTCGATGGTGATTGTGGGAATGTTTCCTACTTCATTTATCTATGCCTTTGGAGGGGATGCAATCTTCAATGGTGATATCAAAAAATTAGCTGGTGCGTTAATTGGGATCGCCATTTTATTTATTATGGCTTGGTGGTTAGTTAACCGCGCATCAAGAAAAAAACAGAAAGCAGCATAA
- a CDS encoding helix-turn-helix domain-containing protein, which yields MININKFVSIRKKLGLSQTELCNGICTQSTLSKFENNGRSPSLKILNSLCDRMNINVADIMDVDSNKKTSHKLFEADFAVIQLDFPKVAQILSSVNKDELVRQEDILHYYYLRGLLALNLDHAKTDALYYFNSILDANLSKRNKIYYLLALKGCSQVYDLQDDVHKARHYYDIILSSISNVPLEDEGSLLQFLSILCNGGEFYGRNDDYEQSDKLLNMGYDLCKKRHVIYFAARILYQLAQNNIAENGSPQKTAQYLNDSAAFARLNNNHVLLEKINKLA from the coding sequence ATGATCAACATTAACAAATTTGTTTCCATTCGTAAAAAATTAGGTTTGTCTCAAACTGAACTATGCAATGGAATTTGTACTCAATCTACATTAAGTAAATTTGAAAATAATGGCCGTAGTCCTTCTCTAAAAATTTTAAATAGTCTGTGCGACCGAATGAATATTAATGTAGCTGATATCATGGACGTTGACTCTAATAAAAAAACATCCCATAAATTATTTGAGGCGGATTTTGCTGTTATTCAGCTTGATTTTCCAAAAGTTGCTCAAATTTTAAGCAGTGTTAATAAGGATGAATTAGTCCGCCAAGAAGATATTCTTCACTATTATTATCTGCGCGGTCTACTAGCTTTAAATTTAGATCATGCTAAAACTGACGCACTTTACTACTTTAATTCAATTTTAGATGCAAACTTATCAAAACGAAATAAAATTTATTATCTTCTTGCTCTAAAAGGATGTAGTCAAGTTTATGACTTACAAGACGATGTTCATAAAGCACGACATTATTATGACATCATCTTGTCTTCGATATCTAATGTTCCGCTTGAAGATGAAGGCTCTTTACTACAATTTCTTTCTATTCTTTGTAATGGTGGAGAATTTTATGGTCGTAATGACGATTATGAACAATCGGATAAATTATTAAACATGGGATACGATTTATGCAAAAAACGACATGTAATTTACTTTGCTGCTCGCATTCTTTATCAATTGGCACAAAATAATATTGCCGAGAATGGATCGCCACAAAAGACTGCTCAATATTTGAATGATTCCGCTGCCTTTGCTCGTCTGAATAATAATCATGTTTTACTAGAAAAAATTAATAAGTTAGCTTAA
- a CDS encoding Cof-type HAD-IIB family hydrolase, with translation MSAKLIFSDIDGTLITSQGVVSSTTIEAIRKQIIAGNLFIPVSARFPKGIMNVVDKITNFCPMIAYNGALVLDEMGRPLNSHFFEASLALKLIEEIEALDTNDLAWNVYSGYNWFSSLNKNPLIAKEEETIGVKSLPVSTEQIKELKGVHKMLIIGKPTLIDKIIPSLESKFPGLVFVKSAPHLLEVVLKGVNKGNAVKIILDSFAMDKGNAWAFGDNYNDESMFDSVGHPVLMGNAPKDLKESLSIPITLDNDHDGIAAVLNKIPN, from the coding sequence ATGTCCGCAAAACTTATCTTTAGTGATATAGATGGAACTCTTATTACTTCTCAAGGTGTCGTCTCTTCTACTACTATTGAGGCAATACGTAAGCAAATTATAGCTGGTAATTTATTTATTCCGGTTTCTGCCCGTTTTCCTAAAGGAATTATGAATGTAGTAGACAAAATCACCAATTTCTGTCCAATGATTGCCTATAATGGAGCATTAGTTTTAGATGAAATGGGGCGTCCACTTAATTCACACTTCTTCGAAGCTTCACTTGCTCTTAAGTTAATTGAAGAAATTGAAGCACTTGATACTAATGATCTTGCCTGGAATGTCTATAGTGGCTATAACTGGTTTTCTTCTCTTAATAAAAACCCATTAATTGCCAAAGAGGAAGAAACAATAGGAGTTAAATCTTTGCCAGTTTCTACAGAGCAAATAAAAGAATTAAAGGGAGTCCATAAGATGCTAATTATCGGCAAACCTACTCTTATAGATAAAATTATCCCTAGCCTTGAATCTAAGTTCCCTGGCCTAGTTTTTGTTAAATCAGCACCTCATCTTTTAGAAGTCGTTCTTAAGGGTGTTAATAAAGGAAATGCAGTTAAAATTATTCTTGATAGTTTTGCAATGGATAAAGGCAATGCTTGGGCCTTTGGCGATAATTATAATGATGAATCAATGTTTGATTCAGTTGGTCATCCCGTTTTAATGGGAAATGCTCCAAAAGACTTGAAAGAGAGCTTATCCATTCCAATAACTCTTGATAATGATCATGATGGAATTGCTGCAGTATTAAATAAAATTCCTAACTAA
- a CDS encoding NAD-dependent succinate-semialdehyde dehydrogenase — protein sequence MSKYESINPYTNQLIKSYPTATQEEIEQALETGEKLYLTWHNQLPATRSELLHKIANNFQKHRKEMAKTMTLEMGKLYCESLEEVDLCINICNYYADKAPEMLEPTPLETALGNAYYLKQSTGIIMACEPWNFPLYQVIRVFAPNFMVGNPIILKHAHNVPGSAQLTEEIIEEAGAPKGSLQNLFLSYDQIGDVIADKRVQGVAVTGSERGGSSVAEAAGKNIKKLTMELGGNDPFIVLADADSTVLKNVLSDARTYNCGQVCTSSKRIIVVESRYDEVMDILHHTFAGLKPGDPLDADTSLAPMNSQRAADKLAEQVKKGIEHGAEVAYQYPEIKSSGAFFRPIILTNIDKKNPLFDEELFGPVAEVFKVKNEEEAIALANASSFGLGSSVISENRTHAQEVASEIETGMTVINGRWITAPELPFGGVKKSGYGRELSELGLMSFVNEHLVIDVSK from the coding sequence ATGTCTAAATATGAATCAATTAATCCATATACAAACCAATTAATTAAAAGTTATCCAACTGCAACTCAAGAAGAAATTGAACAAGCACTTGAAACCGGAGAAAAATTATATCTAACTTGGCATAATCAGCTGCCAGCTACTAGAAGCGAGTTACTTCACAAGATAGCAAATAATTTTCAAAAACATCGCAAAGAAATGGCAAAAACCATGACTTTAGAAATGGGAAAATTGTATTGTGAATCGCTTGAAGAAGTAGATCTATGTATAAATATTTGTAACTATTATGCTGATAAAGCTCCTGAAATGTTAGAGCCTACTCCTTTAGAAACAGCTTTAGGAAATGCCTATTATCTAAAACAATCTACAGGTATTATCATGGCCTGTGAACCATGGAACTTCCCACTTTATCAAGTAATTAGAGTCTTTGCTCCTAATTTTATGGTTGGAAATCCCATCATCTTAAAGCATGCTCATAATGTTCCTGGCTCAGCCCAATTAACAGAAGAAATTATTGAAGAAGCTGGTGCTCCAAAAGGAAGTCTGCAAAACTTATTCCTATCTTATGATCAAATTGGCGATGTTATTGCTGATAAACGTGTTCAAGGCGTTGCAGTAACTGGTTCAGAACGTGGTGGTAGTAGTGTCGCAGAAGCTGCTGGTAAAAATATTAAAAAGTTGACAATGGAGCTAGGCGGAAATGATCCATTTATTGTTTTGGCAGATGCTGACTCTACTGTATTAAAGAATGTACTAAGTGATGCCAGAACCTATAATTGCGGTCAAGTCTGCACCTCTTCTAAACGAATTATTGTTGTTGAATCCCGTTATGACGAAGTAATGGATATCTTGCACCATACTTTTGCTGGACTTAAACCTGGTGATCCTTTAGATGCAGATACTAGTCTTGCACCAATGAATTCTCAAAGAGCTGCTGATAAGTTAGCTGAGCAAGTTAAAAAAGGAATTGAACATGGTGCAGAAGTTGCTTATCAATATCCTGAAATTAAAAGTTCTGGTGCCTTCTTCCGCCCAATAATTTTAACCAATATTGATAAGAAGAATCCATTATTTGATGAAGAGTTGTTTGGCCCAGTTGCTGAAGTATTCAAGGTCAAAAACGAAGAAGAAGCAATTGCTCTAGCAAATGCTTCAAGTTTTGGTTTAGGATCTAGTGTTATTTCTGAAAATAGAACTCATGCCCAAGAAGTTGCAAGTGAAATTGAAACCGGTATGACTGTTATTAATGGGCGCTGGATTACCGCTCCTGAATTACCATTCGGTGGTGTTAAAAAATCTGGCTATGGTCGTGAACTTAGTGAACTGGGCTTGATGTCATTTGTAAACGAACATTTAGTTATTGACGTTTCAAAATAA
- a CDS encoding alpha/beta hydrolase fold domain-containing protein translates to MVVIKKDIIYDENNNLKTDIYFPNDTTSQTKLLIFWHGGGWFAGSKNDVKDLGIKFANAGFMTLIPDYRLAPEFTYPAAHQDSKKFVEWLLDSDYTDDDDQQNIVQIGASVGGTLALYIAGIYGFPTVTWSASVDFSNWMKNHQDVIPSRYGANELKLTNLYDIFESFYKFFVKTYAGKNDQAILKKMDVENYDLSHLGRLKMINSAHELVPLNGVLKFIDFLANNDHEVELLVIKGHRHAMDYAMDYIDESLDFLYQTIKEKKNDQH, encoded by the coding sequence ATGGTTGTTATAAAAAAAGATATAATTTACGATGAAAATAACAATTTGAAGACCGATATCTATTTCCCAAATGATACTACTTCACAAACAAAACTCTTAATCTTTTGGCATGGCGGAGGATGGTTTGCTGGTTCTAAAAACGATGTTAAAGACCTAGGAATAAAATTCGCAAACGCTGGTTTTATGACCTTAATTCCTGATTATCGCTTAGCACCTGAATTTACTTATCCAGCTGCACATCAAGATAGTAAGAAATTTGTTGAATGGCTTTTAGATTCTGATTATACCGATGATGATGATCAACAAAATATTGTACAAATTGGTGCAAGTGTCGGCGGTACACTAGCTTTGTATATTGCTGGAATTTACGGTTTTCCTACGGTTACGTGGTCAGCATCGGTAGACTTCTCGAACTGGATGAAAAATCATCAAGATGTTATTCCATCAAGATATGGTGCCAATGAGTTAAAACTAACAAATTTATATGATATTTTTGAATCATTCTATAAATTTTTTGTAAAAACCTATGCTGGGAAAAATGATCAAGCTATTTTGAAAAAAATGGATGTCGAAAATTATGATCTTAGCCATTTGGGAAGGCTAAAAATGATTAATTCTGCTCATGAATTAGTTCCACTAAATGGTGTTTTAAAATTTATCGACTTTTTAGCTAACAATGATCATGAGGTTGAATTATTAGTCATTAAAGGTCATCGGCATGCAATGGATTACGCCATGGATTATATTGATGAATCTTTAGATTTTTTGTATCAGACAATCAAGGAGAAGAAGAATGATCAACATTAA
- a CDS encoding GNAT family N-acetyltransferase, producing MLETERIILRKIEPKDAPTLLKWGQDNIYHKSAGYQYLQDLDAAKKSALQYQARPYSYGIVLKENNRLIGLVELYERGLDEYNGLLLTKDLGFLLDKEYWHRGLMTEALQLIIDFAFKELEQNQIWAGTFVSNTNSQKLLKKLGFRYVYTTDYSMVSSLFNYQEKYYLLTPQDWHDIMQINMKS from the coding sequence ATGCTAGAAACTGAGAGAATTATTTTAAGAAAAATTGAACCTAAAGATGCTCCTACGCTTCTTAAGTGGGGACAGGATAATATTTATCACAAAAGTGCAGGTTACCAATATTTACAAGATTTAGATGCGGCCAAAAAAAGTGCCCTTCAATATCAAGCACGTCCCTATAGTTACGGTATAGTACTAAAAGAAAATAATCGTCTAATCGGCTTAGTTGAATTATATGAACGTGGATTAGATGAATACAATGGTCTTTTACTAACAAAAGATTTAGGTTTTTTGTTAGATAAAGAATATTGGCACAGGGGTTTAATGACCGAAGCCTTACAACTAATTATTGATTTTGCTTTTAAAGAATTAGAGCAAAATCAAATTTGGGCGGGTACATTTGTTTCTAATACAAATTCACAAAAATTGTTAAAAAAATTAGGGTTTAGATATGTCTATACCACTGATTATTCAATGGTTTCTTCACTTTTTAATTATCAAGAAAAATATTATTTGTTAACACCACAGGATTGGCATGATATAATGCAAATAAACATGAAATCCTAA
- a CDS encoding TVP38/TMEM64 family protein, whose protein sequence is MSTKTSRKLINILTIVTTIILILLSIYWYRLGIFTSQEKMKAYLADKQIIGPLIFTLIQIIQVVIPIIPGGVSLLGGVIFFGPIWGFIYNYVGICLGSIILFFLARHYGRPFILHLVSEKTYEKYMKWTANQKKFNWFFGLCIIAPMAPDDILCMIAGLTEMKFSTYLWIILLGKPWTIAAYSLGLVYGAKWLVKLVGK, encoded by the coding sequence ATGTCTACTAAAACGAGTCGTAAATTAATTAATATTTTGACCATTGTTACTACAATTATTCTAATTTTGCTAAGTATTTATTGGTATAGGTTAGGAATTTTTACAAGCCAAGAAAAAATGAAGGCCTATCTAGCAGACAAGCAAATTATCGGTCCTTTGATTTTTACATTAATTCAGATAATCCAAGTTGTAATTCCGATTATCCCTGGTGGAGTTTCGCTGCTTGGAGGAGTAATATTTTTTGGTCCAATATGGGGCTTTATTTATAATTATGTCGGGATATGTTTAGGATCTATTATTTTATTCTTCTTGGCCAGACATTATGGTAGACCCTTTATCTTACATTTAGTTTCTGAAAAGACGTATGAAAAATACATGAAGTGGACAGCCAATCAGAAAAAATTTAATTGGTTTTTTGGTCTGTGTATTATTGCGCCAATGGCGCCAGATGACATTTTATGTATGATTGCTGGATTAACTGAAATGAAGTTCTCAACATATTTATGGATAATTTTATTAGGAAAACCGTGGACCATTGCAGCCTATAGTTTAGGGTTAGTTTATGGTGCAAAATGGTTAGTAAAGTTAGTAGGCAAGTAA
- a CDS encoding zinc ribbon domain-containing protein, which yields MKCPNCGEDVKPTDKQCPNCHFDLEKFRNEFFTGQDTTRNEKNDDHQKQETRSVKKVEPKKQNSTIATMINWIQVNSMIVFVVGIILLILTSFSPSLGWSCFFALLIWLFIVSDKNKGKKTEQYTVDQRLTEHVNKVGSDVVNSFEEGENKVRAHRQKIDDKLGRDPEAIKKVVKQKQTATQLGVILIAVLNLLLVFSGPFSSGMMQGYQALSISKALLSIGRFNGKYIFIGYGMWLLLVGVPIAIIILTIKNGKNNKKLVFFLSLIESIVLIVCAVELIFMNAGSPLGITNNTVANSIEIQRIVANAISFGVSTYLLFVSSILLTVVSFRSMRQN from the coding sequence ATGAAGTGTCCAAATTGTGGAGAAGATGTAAAGCCAACTGACAAGCAGTGTCCTAATTGTCACTTTGACCTAGAAAAGTTTAGAAATGAATTCTTTACTGGTCAGGATACTACACGTAATGAAAAAAATGATGATCATCAGAAACAAGAAACACGTTCTGTTAAGAAAGTTGAGCCAAAGAAACAAAATTCTACCATTGCGACTATGATTAATTGGATTCAAGTGAATTCAATGATTGTTTTTGTAGTTGGAATTATTCTTTTGATTTTAACAAGTTTTTCCCCATCTTTAGGATGGTCTTGTTTCTTTGCCTTATTAATTTGGTTATTTATAGTTTCTGATAAGAATAAAGGAAAGAAAACGGAGCAGTATACGGTTGATCAACGACTGACGGAACATGTTAATAAGGTTGGTTCCGATGTAGTTAATTCTTTTGAAGAAGGGGAGAATAAAGTAAGGGCTCACCGTCAAAAGATTGATGATAAATTAGGTCGAGATCCAGAAGCTATAAAAAAAGTTGTTAAGCAAAAACAAACTGCAACTCAATTAGGAGTAATCTTAATTGCAGTTTTAAACTTACTTTTGGTTTTCAGTGGTCCATTTTCATCTGGAATGATGCAAGGCTACCAAGCACTATCTATTTCTAAGGCGCTCCTTTCAATTGGTAGATTTAATGGAAAATATATTTTTATTGGTTATGGGATGTGGCTACTTTTAGTTGGTGTACCAATTGCAATTATTATCTTGACTATTAAAAATGGTAAGAATAATAAGAAATTAGTTTTCTTCCTTTCATTAATTGAGTCAATTGTTTTAATAGTTTGTGCTGTAGAATTGATCTTTATGAATGCTGGATCTCCTCTAGGTATTACCAATAATACAGTAGCCAATAGCATTGAAATTCAACGTATTGTTGCGAATGCAATTTCTTTCGGAGTTTCGACATATTTATTATTTGTATCAAGTATTCTTTTAACAGTAGTTTCTTTTCGCAGTATGAGACAAAATTAA
- the serS gene encoding serine--tRNA ligase has protein sequence MLDIKVIRENLDWSKKKLATRGIKPEELDKLVAIDKERREALTKSEQLKQKRNEVSDQIAQAKRNKEDASDAIKAMREVGKEIKDLDKEVEDLTQKQNYILLRLPNFPADSDPIGPDESYNEEVRKWHEPTKLDFEPKPHWEIGTELNILDWDTAAKVSGARFVYYKGAGALLERAVSNFFLDENTKDGYTEVIPPYLVNDASMQGTGQFPKFTEDVYTIVDNDDPDKPRDLTLIPTAEVPLVNYFRGKILDGEQLPINVTAFSPAFRSEAGSAGRDTRGLIRMHEFRKVEMVKIVDEESSWDELEKLTHNAEHLLQKLGLPYHVVALSTGDASFTSAKTYDLEVWMPAQDKYREISSCSNCTDFQARRSLIRYRDENGKLHLAHTLNGSGLAVGRTVAAILENYQNEDGTVNVPEALQPYMHGMKVITKEPKFGE, from the coding sequence ATGTTAGACATTAAAGTAATTCGAGAGAATTTAGACTGGTCAAAGAAAAAATTAGCTACACGAGGAATTAAACCAGAGGAATTAGACAAATTAGTAGCTATTGATAAAGAAAGACGTGAAGCTTTAACTAAGAGTGAACAATTAAAGCAAAAGCGTAATGAAGTATCTGATCAAATTGCTCAAGCTAAACGCAATAAAGAAGATGCAAGTGATGCCATTAAAGCAATGCGTGAAGTAGGTAAAGAAATTAAAGATTTAGATAAAGAAGTAGAAGATTTAACTCAAAAACAAAACTATATCTTACTTCGTTTACCTAACTTCCCAGCAGACTCAGATCCTATTGGTCCTGATGAAAGTTACAATGAAGAAGTTCGTAAGTGGCATGAACCTACTAAACTTGATTTTGAACCAAAACCTCACTGGGAAATTGGAACAGAATTGAATATTTTAGACTGGGATACTGCTGCTAAAGTTTCAGGTGCCCGCTTTGTTTATTACAAAGGTGCCGGTGCATTACTTGAACGTGCAGTTTCAAACTTTTTCTTAGATGAAAATACTAAAGATGGATATACAGAAGTAATCCCACCATACTTAGTTAATGATGCTTCTATGCAAGGAACTGGTCAATTCCCTAAGTTTACTGAAGATGTTTATACAATTGTAGATAATGACGATCCTGATAAGCCACGTGATTTAACTTTAATTCCAACTGCTGAAGTACCATTAGTTAATTACTTCCGCGGCAAGATTTTAGATGGAGAGCAATTACCAATTAATGTAACTGCATTCTCTCCAGCATTTAGAAGTGAAGCAGGATCAGCTGGACGTGACACTCGTGGATTAATCAGAATGCACGAATTTAGAAAAGTTGAAATGGTAAAAATTGTTGACGAAGAAAGTTCATGGGATGAATTGGAAAAATTAACCCATAATGCTGAACATTTACTTCAAAAACTTGGTTTACCATATCATGTTGTTGCTCTTTCAACTGGGGATGCAAGTTTTACTAGTGCAAAAACTTATGATCTAGAAGTTTGGATGCCAGCACAAGATAAGTATCGTGAAATTTCAAGTTGTTCAAACTGTACTGACTTCCAAGCACGTCGTAGTTTAATTCGTTACAGAGACGAAAATGGTAAACTTCATTTAGCACATACTTTAAATGGCTCTGGTCTAGCTGTAGGTAGAACAGTAGCTGCTATTTTGGAAAATTACCAAAATGAAGACGGAACTGTAAATGTTCCAGAAGCTTTACAACCATATATGCATGGAATGAAAGTCATTACTAAAGAGCCAAAATTTGGTGAATAA